The DNA segment AGGCATTGGTTTCCTGATTCTGTAAAGCAATTTCACTGTATTTTTGCTTTACCATTTCTTTGATTTCTTCGTTGGTATTCATTGTGATTTTATTTTAGTAGAGGTTAGAAAATAATTGAAGGATGGTGGACTTAACAACATGTGCTTCTTACTGTTAATTTACTCGAAATATCTTTAAAGTAAAATTGAAGTTTTTCAATGACTTTTTCGTCAATACAATAGCAGACAGAATTGCCTTCAATATTTCCTTTAATAATTCCGGCATTTTTCATTTCTTTTAAATGTTGCGAAACGGTTGGTTGTGCTAAAGGAAGTTCTGCTACAATATCGCCACAGATACATTCGTTCACTTTTAACAAATGCTCTAATATTGCAATTCTGGCAGGATGTCCGAGCGCTTTCGCCAGGGTTGCCATTTCATTTTGTGTTGTTGAAAA comes from the Chryseobacterium sp. SNU WT5 genome and includes:
- a CDS encoding ArsR/SmtB family transcription factor, which encodes MGASKTEHFSTTQNEMATLAKALGHPARIAILEHLLKVNECICGDIVAELPLAQPTVSQHLKEMKNAGIIKGNIEGNSVCYCIDEKVIEKLQFYFKDISSKLTVRSTCC